The proteins below come from a single Lentimicrobiaceae bacterium genomic window:
- a CDS encoding GDP-mannose 4,6-dehydratase: MKKILVTGALGFIGFHLTKKLIEEGYQVVGIDVINSYYDVRLKYAKLPLLGFDETHIWPNVMYQSSIHPHLKFSKTDISERYYLEKLMNQEKFDIVCNLAAQAGVQYSIANPHTYITDNITGFINIMDTCRQTGVSHFIYASSSSVYGDRDNVPFREDDNVDNPISLYAATKKSNELMAHSYSHLFNLKTTGLRFFTVYGPWGRPDMAPFLFVKNIHEGKKITVFNNGDLERDFTYVSDIVNGIFLVIKGNQKNDTYQIYNIGNSNPVNLHDFIQTIENALEKKAIIDYQPMRKGDVKRTFSDVNKLTADYGYKPSVGIREGISRFVEWYLNSPVNVKNHS; this comes from the coding sequence ATGAAAAAAATACTGGTAACAGGAGCCCTGGGATTCATCGGTTTCCATCTGACAAAGAAATTGATTGAAGAAGGATATCAGGTTGTAGGAATTGATGTTATAAACAGCTACTACGATGTAAGGCTTAAATATGCCAAACTTCCATTGCTGGGATTTGACGAAACTCATATTTGGCCAAATGTCATGTATCAGAGCAGCATCCATCCACATCTTAAATTCTCAAAAACCGATATCAGTGAAAGATATTACCTTGAAAAACTGATGAATCAGGAAAAATTTGATATTGTTTGTAATCTTGCTGCCCAGGCTGGAGTGCAATACAGCATTGCCAATCCTCACACGTATATTACCGATAATATCACCGGCTTTATAAATATCATGGATACTTGCAGGCAAACAGGGGTTAGTCACTTTATTTATGCCAGCAGTTCAAGTGTTTATGGCGACCGTGATAATGTACCTTTTCGCGAAGATGATAATGTTGACAATCCAATTAGTCTTTATGCTGCCACCAAAAAATCAAATGAATTGATGGCACATTCCTATAGTCACCTTTTTAATCTTAAAACAACTGGTTTACGTTTTTTTACTGTTTATGGCCCCTGGGGAAGACCTGATATGGCTCCGTTTCTCTTTGTAAAAAACATCCATGAGGGCAAAAAAATCACGGTTTTTAATAATGGTGATCTTGAACGCGACTTCACTTATGTATCTGACATTGTGAATGGTATATTTTTGGTAATTAAAGGAAATCAGAAAAATGACACTTATCAGATTTACAATATTGGAAATTCAAATCCGGTAAATCTTCATGATTTCATACAAACGATTGAAAATGCGCTGGAGAAAAAAGCCATCATTGATTACCAGCCCATGCGCAAAGGAGATGTAAAACGCACTTTCTCTGATGTAAATAAACTAACGGCTGACTATGGTTATAAACCCTCTGTCGGTATTCGGGAAGGAATCAGCCGTTTTGTTGAATGGTACCTCAATTCACCAGTTAATGTAAAAAATCACAGTTAA
- a CDS encoding glycosyltransferase yields MKKVLIISPNFPPVNAADMHRVRQSLKYFHEMGWQSTVVAIEPAFVEMSVDPVLLKTLPDNAEIIRIKAWEASKTRKFGLGNIGYRSLKSYYLTGNKLLRTNKYDLIYFSTTAFPVMILGRIWKKKFGIPYIIDMQDPWRNDFYLDKPKNEQPPKFWMAYRMDKYMEAFAMKKVDGIISVSAGYPKTLMERYENISPEMCRVIPFGGASIDFEILDKIELKNHLFNHSDGNIHLVYIGRGGHDMNLAVSSIFWGLKKGLESGNDIFSKIRMFFVGTSYAADGKGIKTIEPIAEKYGVGHLVSEITDRLPYFEAMKVLKDADLLIIPGSTDTNYTASKLYPYILANKPLLAVFNENSSVVEILQKTNAGECVTFMNDDSPEVCGQHVYSMLAALLSKLPFTPDTNWAEFEPYSAREASKKQVEFFNKIIER; encoded by the coding sequence ATGAAAAAAGTGCTCATTATATCGCCCAACTTTCCTCCTGTTAATGCAGCTGATATGCATCGTGTCAGACAAAGCCTGAAGTATTTTCATGAAATGGGATGGCAAAGTACGGTTGTTGCAATTGAACCGGCTTTTGTAGAAATGAGTGTTGACCCTGTTTTATTGAAAACACTGCCTGACAATGCTGAAATAATCAGAATAAAAGCCTGGGAAGCTTCCAAAACAAGAAAATTCGGACTTGGAAATATTGGCTACCGCTCATTAAAATCATACTATTTAACAGGCAATAAGTTATTGAGGACGAACAAATACGATCTGATTTATTTTTCCACTACAGCTTTTCCTGTAATGATTTTAGGGCGAATATGGAAGAAAAAGTTCGGCATTCCTTACATTATTGATATGCAGGACCCATGGAGGAATGATTTCTACCTTGATAAGCCTAAAAATGAACAACCGCCCAAATTCTGGATGGCTTATCGGATGGATAAATACATGGAGGCTTTTGCAATGAAAAAAGTAGATGGGATTATCTCTGTTTCGGCCGGATATCCAAAAACTTTAATGGAAAGATATGAGAATATCAGCCCCGAAATGTGCAGAGTAATACCTTTTGGAGGAGCAAGCATCGATTTTGAAATCCTTGATAAAATAGAACTAAAAAATCATCTCTTCAACCATTCTGATGGGAATATCCATCTGGTATACATTGGCCGGGGAGGCCATGACATGAACCTGGCAGTCAGCAGTATTTTTTGGGGATTAAAGAAAGGACTTGAATCAGGAAATGATATTTTCAGTAAGATTAGAATGTTTTTTGTGGGCACCAGTTATGCCGCCGATGGTAAAGGAATCAAAACAATTGAACCCATTGCTGAAAAATATGGTGTAGGTCATCTGGTCTCTGAAATTACAGACCGTCTCCCCTATTTTGAGGCCATGAAAGTGCTTAAAGATGCCGACCTGCTAATCATACCCGGTTCAACTGATACAAACTACACCGCATCAAAACTATACCCTTATATATTAGCCAATAAACCATTACTGGCTGTTTTTAATGAAAATAGCAGTGTGGTTGAAATTCTGCAAAAAACCAATGCTGGAGAGTGCGTAACTTTTATGAATGATGATTCACCCGAAGTGTGTGGTCAACATGTATATTCAATGTTAGCAGCTTTATTATCCAAACTCCCTTTTACTCCGGATACAAATTGGGCCGAATTTGAACCTTATTCAGCCAGAGAAGCTTCAAAGAAACAGGTTGAATTTTTCAATAAAATAATTGAGAGATGA
- a CDS encoding glycosyltransferase family 2 protein: MVNSVLISIVIPNFNRGNLLKETLDSIINQTYPNWEAIVVDDGSDDNSDEIGHAYASADSRIKYLKRHHEPTGAPVCRNIGLKESKGEYLIFLDSDDLLAPFCLQQRLNVIIQHPALDFLVFPMLMFYEFPEKSEVLWNIETSEPDLLRFLSLDAVWQTSGPIWKKSGVEKIGGFTEGLACWQDVDIHLKALIADLKYEKFYTLPPDIYYRQHKTGSISQNEISSPAKMNSRLEVFTTHSLQLIHSKDKPVWQKLRYLGQNVTNGAIKSLNYKVTYKILSFGMKHHIFTAKFAVKSSFLMLLMVLRLYKHSFVKTFINREMNKGKLESGIGKHKLLK, encoded by the coding sequence ATGGTAAATTCTGTATTAATTTCAATTGTTATTCCGAATTTCAACAGGGGTAATTTATTGAAAGAGACTCTTGACTCAATTATAAATCAAACCTACCCCAATTGGGAAGCTATTGTTGTGGACGATGGTTCTGACGATAACAGCGATGAAATTGGCCATGCATATGCTTCTGCCGACAGCCGTATCAAGTACCTGAAACGTCACCACGAACCTACAGGCGCTCCGGTTTGCCGAAACATTGGTTTAAAAGAATCAAAGGGTGAGTATTTAATTTTTCTGGATTCTGATGATTTGCTTGCCCCTTTTTGCCTTCAGCAAAGACTGAATGTAATTATACAACATCCTGCACTCGATTTTCTTGTATTTCCAATGCTTATGTTTTATGAATTTCCTGAAAAATCAGAGGTATTGTGGAATATTGAAACCAGCGAACCTGACCTTCTCCGGTTTTTATCGTTGGATGCTGTCTGGCAAACCAGCGGACCAATCTGGAAAAAGAGTGGTGTTGAAAAAATCGGCGGTTTTACCGAAGGCCTGGCATGCTGGCAGGATGTTGATATCCATTTAAAAGCTTTGATCGCAGACCTGAAATACGAAAAATTTTATACGCTCCCGCCGGATATCTATTACCGGCAGCATAAAACCGGAAGCATAAGTCAGAATGAAATTAGCTCGCCTGCAAAAATGAACAGCAGGCTGGAAGTGTTTACAACACATAGCCTTCAACTCATCCATTCCAAAGATAAACCAGTTTGGCAAAAGCTGAGATATTTAGGTCAGAATGTGACTAATGGAGCCATAAAATCGCTGAATTACAAGGTGACATATAAAATTCTTTCTTTTGGAATGAAACACCACATTTTTACTGCAAAATTTGCTGTTAAATCTTCATTCCTCATGCTACTGATGGTGCTCAGACTTTACAAACATTCATTTGTAAAAACGTTTATAAACCGGGAGATGAATAAAGGAAAACTGGAAAGTGGAATAGGGAAACACAAATTACTAAAATAA
- a CDS encoding glycosyltransferase family 4 protein produces the protein METKKNHIVYFFRKPFTDYFSIEELFGFIQSALPSDIHSTNYYLKNPSKGIVKRMASCFEVINKQGDVNHITGDVHFIALFMKKKQTVLTIHDLEVLKRLKGISRFIIKFFWFTLPSKRVRYITVISEFTKQELLKIIKINPDKVKVIHNAISPAIKYHHKEFNKSKPNILHVGTAHNKNLERLIEAISGLNVKLTILGHLREHQTQLLEKYKIDFENYFSLPYQHVIKRYQEADIVSFVSLYEGFGLPIIEANAIGRPVITSTVTSMPEVAGNAALLVEPTNVSEIRNAIVKIIENESVRNNLIEAGKENVKRFLPANIAEKYAALYRKMISEPINK, from the coding sequence ATGGAGACTAAAAAGAACCATATTGTTTACTTTTTCAGAAAACCGTTTACCGATTATTTCAGCATCGAAGAACTCTTCGGGTTTATTCAATCTGCCTTACCTTCTGATATTCATTCTACTAATTATTACCTGAAAAATCCAAGTAAAGGGATTGTGAAACGAATGGCAAGTTGCTTTGAAGTTATAAATAAACAAGGCGATGTAAACCACATCACCGGTGATGTGCATTTTATCGCTTTGTTTATGAAAAAAAAACAAACTGTGCTTACCATTCATGACCTGGAAGTATTAAAAAGACTGAAAGGAATATCCCGGTTTATCATTAAGTTCTTCTGGTTTACCTTACCCTCAAAAAGGGTCAGATACATCACAGTTATCTCGGAGTTTACCAAACAGGAACTGTTGAAAATAATCAAAATAAATCCTGATAAAGTAAAGGTAATTCATAATGCCATTTCGCCTGCCATTAAATACCATCACAAAGAATTTAATAAGAGCAAACCCAATATTCTGCATGTTGGAACAGCTCATAACAAGAATCTTGAACGATTGATTGAAGCCATCAGCGGACTTAATGTAAAGCTCACCATATTAGGACATCTGAGGGAACATCAAACCCAACTTCTTGAAAAGTATAAAATAGATTTTGAAAACTATTTTAGTCTTCCCTATCAACACGTAATAAAGAGATATCAGGAAGCAGATATTGTATCTTTTGTATCTCTTTATGAAGGGTTTGGTTTGCCAATTATTGAAGCAAATGCCATTGGAAGACCAGTTATCACTTCAACTGTAACTTCAATGCCTGAAGTTGCAGGAAATGCCGCCCTGCTGGTTGAGCCCACCAATGTGAGTGAGATAAGGAATGCAATTGTGAAAATAATTGAAAACGAATCAGTTAGAAATAATCTAATTGAAGCCGGTAAAGAAAATGTAAAACGGTTTTTGCCAGCTAATATTGCTGAAAAATATGCTGCGCTGTATCGAAAAATGATTTCTGAGCCCATAAACAAATAA
- a CDS encoding glycosyltransferase family 2 protein, which yields MLQNSQPLVSVIIPAYNAERFIAETLNSVVHQTYPEIEVFVIDDGSKDKTVEIARTYESEKLKVLVQKNQGACVARNKGLSLSKGKYIQYLDADDVLSLDKIEKQISILEKNEGCLGISPSVHFMDGEDYIEMNPREESAWIYNTDDPVDFLVRLYGGYGERWMVQTSAWLTPRSITDKIGPWDESLLLDQDGEYFARAVLASKGIRTTGGINYYRRFISGGNISSKYNKKANLESALHALNSKSSYLSEKTNSDAYRQAMATLYLEIAINAYPMYPDIVTICQQKIKDTGKKPSKPVMGGKIIEITKELLGWKAAKKLRLGIHKLSGKGCL from the coding sequence ATGTTGCAAAATTCTCAACCACTCGTTTCTGTTATCATTCCTGCCTATAATGCAGAAAGGTTCATTGCTGAAACGCTCAATTCGGTGGTGCATCAAACCTATCCTGAAATTGAGGTTTTTGTAATTGATGATGGATCGAAGGATAAAACAGTGGAGATTGCCCGAACTTACGAATCCGAAAAATTGAAAGTACTGGTTCAGAAAAACCAGGGTGCCTGTGTTGCCAGAAACAAAGGCCTGAGTTTAAGTAAAGGTAAATACATTCAATACCTTGATGCTGATGATGTTCTGAGCCTTGATAAGATTGAAAAACAAATCAGTATACTCGAAAAAAATGAAGGCTGCCTTGGCATATCACCTTCTGTTCACTTTATGGATGGTGAGGATTACATTGAGATGAATCCACGCGAAGAATCAGCCTGGATATACAACACCGACGATCCGGTTGACTTTCTTGTGAGGCTTTATGGCGGTTATGGCGAACGATGGATGGTGCAGACAAGCGCCTGGCTTACACCCAGATCAATAACCGATAAAATTGGCCCGTGGGACGAATCTTTATTGCTCGATCAGGATGGTGAATATTTTGCCAGAGCTGTTCTTGCCTCAAAAGGCATCAGAACCACCGGTGGTATAAATTATTACAGGCGTTTTATTTCAGGCGGAAACATTTCATCAAAATATAATAAAAAGGCTAATCTTGAGAGTGCTTTGCATGCCTTAAACAGTAAATCCAGCTATCTGAGCGAAAAAACAAATTCAGACGCGTACCGGCAGGCTATGGCAACACTCTATCTGGAAATTGCCATCAATGCCTATCCAATGTATCCCGATATTGTCACTATATGCCAACAAAAAATAAAGGATACAGGCAAAAAGCCATCAAAACCTGTGATGGGTGGTAAAATTATTGAAATCACCAAAGAGTTACTGGGTTGGAAAGCGGCAAAAAAACTGCGGTTAGGTATTCACAAACTTAGCGGTAAAGGATGTTTGTAA
- a CDS encoding glycosyltransferase has translation MNKKICILTQSHLCRNPRVVKEANTLAKAGYDVTILTTFTYADLLEEDFRLIDKRVKLKGVINMIPGQAGKWYHFKERLRKRIAGEIIARLGIENAYALGYDYKRNLKAAINENADLYTCHQEISTVIGCKLIQRGFKVAFDFEDWYSHDLLPEANRTRPVKLLEKYEKQALNKGVLCYTTSDSLARALADFAASPLPKVLHNVFPLAERNLMDGKFLDRNDHSIPSIHWYSQTIGPGRGLEFLVDALNDVKTPLQLHLRGNLFGNFKEQLLKLFPAHLGHKIYFHKLVPHQELLSRIAEHDIGLATEEYTPDSRNLTITNKILQYMLGGIAVLASDTSGQKEVAAAAPHCVFLFRNHDRKSLVDTLNKLLSDKELIAEAKTNALQVSTEKFCWEKQEIMLKAMITSIFK, from the coding sequence ATGAATAAAAAAATCTGTATCCTCACCCAGAGTCATTTGTGTCGCAATCCCAGGGTTGTGAAAGAAGCTAATACACTGGCAAAAGCCGGTTATGATGTGACCATTCTCACCACCTTCACTTATGCTGATTTGCTTGAAGAAGATTTTAGACTGATTGATAAGCGGGTGAAGCTTAAAGGCGTCATCAATATGATTCCCGGTCAGGCGGGCAAATGGTACCATTTTAAAGAACGGTTGCGCAAAAGAATAGCCGGAGAAATCATTGCCCGATTAGGGATAGAAAATGCCTACGCCCTTGGTTATGATTATAAACGGAATTTAAAAGCAGCTATCAATGAAAACGCTGATTTGTATACCTGCCATCAGGAGATTAGTACCGTTATTGGCTGCAAACTGATACAAAGAGGGTTTAAAGTTGCCTTTGACTTTGAAGATTGGTATTCACACGATTTGCTGCCTGAAGCCAACCGGACCCGGCCTGTTAAACTACTCGAAAAATATGAAAAACAGGCCTTAAACAAAGGGGTGCTTTGTTACACTACATCTGACAGCCTGGCCAGGGCGCTTGCTGATTTCGCGGCTTCACCCCTGCCTAAAGTGCTTCACAACGTTTTTCCACTTGCCGAACGAAACCTCATGGATGGGAAATTCCTTGACAGAAACGATCATAGCATACCATCCATACACTGGTATTCCCAGACAATTGGACCAGGGCGGGGACTTGAGTTTTTAGTTGACGCCCTAAACGATGTTAAAACCCCTTTACAACTGCACTTGAGGGGTAACCTGTTCGGAAATTTCAAGGAACAACTTCTTAAGCTATTTCCTGCCCATTTGGGTCACAAAATATATTTTCATAAACTGGTGCCTCATCAGGAGTTATTGTCAAGAATTGCTGAGCATGACATAGGTTTGGCTACCGAAGAGTATACTCCTGACAGCAGAAATTTAACCATTACCAATAAAATATTGCAATACATGCTCGGCGGAATTGCTGTTTTGGCAAGCGATACCTCAGGTCAAAAAGAGGTTGCTGCCGCAGCTCCTCATTGTGTTTTTCTTTTTAGAAACCATGATCGCAAAAGTCTGGTTGACACACTCAACAAATTATTATCTGATAAGGAACTGATTGCAGAAGCTAAAACAAACGCCTTGCAGGTTTCCACTGAAAAATTCTGCTGGGAAAAACAGGAAATTATGCTGAAAGCAATGATTACTTCAATATTTAAATAG
- a CDS encoding glycosyltransferase family 2 protein, whose translation MEESLVGKVMVSVVIPVKNGIDTLPSCLDGLFRQTVKEQMEVIIIDSGSTDGTLELLQKYPVKIHNLPPAEFNHGETRNLGVQLATGEFVVMTVQDATPATDNWIELMLKHFEDPEVAGVCGQQIVAHDKEKNPLQWFRPASEAQPFWWQFKNQEDFTSLSGKEQHSYCNWDDVNAVYRKSIKEKLPFRKLMFSEDTLWAKDALEAGYKIVYDYRARVYHYHHQDFKFYFKRSYIILYQNYKFYGYIKYPPNPLVAILKVKYRLLKMNELSFTEKLHWILYNFTLIRAGWKAAFIFSYYAKTKGMNGIEKSQKKYVGLPPQGIQAKKN comes from the coding sequence ATGGAAGAAAGCCTGGTCGGTAAAGTAATGGTTTCGGTGGTAATTCCAGTAAAAAACGGAATAGATACACTGCCTTCATGCCTTGATGGTTTGTTCAGGCAAACCGTTAAAGAACAAATGGAGGTGATTATTATTGATTCCGGTTCAACTGATGGCACCCTTGAATTGCTTCAAAAATACCCGGTAAAAATCCACAACCTCCCTCCTGCTGAGTTTAATCACGGCGAAACCCGCAACCTGGGTGTTCAGCTTGCAACCGGAGAGTTTGTTGTTATGACTGTTCAGGATGCAACGCCGGCTACTGACAACTGGATTGAACTAATGCTGAAGCATTTCGAAGATCCGGAAGTTGCAGGTGTATGCGGACAGCAGATTGTGGCACACGACAAAGAGAAAAACCCGCTTCAATGGTTCAGACCGGCAAGTGAAGCTCAACCTTTCTGGTGGCAATTTAAAAATCAGGAAGATTTTACCAGCCTGAGCGGAAAAGAGCAACACAGCTATTGCAATTGGGACGATGTAAATGCGGTTTATCGCAAGTCAATCAAAGAAAAACTGCCCTTTCGGAAACTGATGTTCTCCGAAGATACACTCTGGGCTAAAGATGCGCTTGAGGCCGGATATAAAATTGTTTATGATTACCGTGCCCGTGTGTACCACTATCATCATCAGGATTTTAAATTTTATTTTAAAAGGAGTTACATAATTCTATATCAGAATTATAAATTCTATGGCTATATCAAGTATCCCCCGAATCCGCTTGTGGCTATCCTGAAAGTAAAATACAGATTATTGAAAATGAACGAGTTATCGTTCACAGAAAAGCTCCATTGGATTTTGTATAACTTTACCTTAATCAGGGCCGGTTGGAAGGCTGCTTTCATTTTCAGCTATTATGCAAAAACTAAAGGCATGAACGGGATTGAAAAATCTCAAAAAAAATATGTGGGCTTACCTCCACAGGGAATCCAGGCAAAAAAAAACTAA
- a CDS encoding glycosyltransferase family 4 protein codes for MKKLKLAIISSHPIQYNAPMFELLAKSESIEPKVFYTWSQSSDSLYDKDFGKEIKWDIPLLNGYDFDFVKNVSANPGPGSYKGIDCPELNHTIQQWGADALLIFGWNYKAHFSAMKFFKGKIPVYFRGDSTLLDETKSIKIFLRRLTLTWVYKYIDGAFYVGQNNKAYFLKHGLRENELSFAPHAIDIQRFSDENNAYQQSADTWRKELAIPQQAIVILFVGKFEAKKNPVLLLRAFVACNQPDVHLVFVGNGILENEMRTLAANAKNIHFLPFQNQSKMPVVYHLANILALPSQGPGETWGLVVNEAMACKKAILVSDKVGCAVDLVENERNGFIFTSGNYENCKSAINKMITNKHKLTEMGEFSYRKIQSWSFSEIVKSIENKLITNQ; via the coding sequence ATGAAAAAATTAAAATTAGCAATTATTTCATCACATCCCATACAGTACAACGCCCCCATGTTTGAACTGCTGGCAAAATCTGAAAGTATTGAGCCTAAAGTATTCTATACCTGGAGTCAGAGTTCTGATTCATTGTATGATAAAGATTTCGGAAAAGAAATTAAATGGGATATTCCCCTGCTTAATGGCTATGATTTTGATTTTGTAAAAAATGTGTCAGCCAATCCAGGTCCCGGAAGCTACAAAGGTATCGATTGCCCGGAGTTAAACCACACTATCCAGCAATGGGGAGCTGATGCTTTATTGATTTTCGGCTGGAATTACAAAGCCCACTTTTCTGCCATGAAATTTTTTAAAGGCAAAATTCCTGTCTACTTCAGGGGAGATTCAACTTTACTTGATGAAACTAAAAGTATTAAAATTTTCCTCCGCCGGCTCACACTCACATGGGTATACAAATACATCGACGGAGCATTCTATGTAGGTCAAAACAATAAAGCCTACTTTTTAAAACACGGGCTCAGGGAGAATGAATTATCCTTTGCTCCTCATGCCATTGATATTCAACGTTTTTCTGATGAAAATAATGCTTATCAACAGTCAGCTGATACCTGGCGAAAAGAGTTAGCCATCCCTCAGCAAGCTATAGTTATTTTATTTGTGGGAAAATTTGAGGCTAAAAAGAATCCGGTTTTGCTACTAAGGGCTTTTGTTGCTTGTAACCAACCTGATGTGCATCTGGTTTTTGTCGGAAATGGAATATTGGAAAATGAAATGAGAACCCTGGCGGCCAACGCAAAAAATATACATTTTCTGCCATTTCAAAACCAAAGCAAGATGCCCGTTGTGTATCACCTGGCCAACATTCTGGCCCTGCCATCGCAGGGCCCCGGTGAAACCTGGGGACTGGTTGTGAATGAAGCTATGGCTTGTAAAAAAGCAATCCTTGTAAGTGATAAAGTTGGATGTGCTGTTGATTTGGTTGAAAATGAGAGAAATGGTTTTATTTTTACTTCAGGCAATTACGAAAATTGCAAAAGTGCTATAAATAAAATGATAACCAACAAACACAAGCTTACTGAAATGGGCGAATTTTCATATCGGAAAATTCAGAGCTGGTCTTTTTCTGAAATAGTTAAAAGCATTGAAAATAAATTAATTACAAACCAGTAA
- a CDS encoding glycosyltransferase family 2 protein: MSTNDKPLVSVLMTTYNREKYLAIAVESVLASTYENFELIIVDDQSKDKSYEIALSYAQKDKRVKVFKNEKNLGDYPNRNKAASLASGKYLKYVDADDMIYPTGLEVMVSGMEKFPEAGYGLSTMPADKMRPYPFMLKCEEAYKYHYFESLLFHRAPLSAIIKKDVFESVGGFTGKRYLGDFEMWHVLSARYPVVLMAQGVIWYREHEEQEMQNNRTDFTIPFKYVKCAEEMLLKPECPLNANDKERALRKVRWNQARYILGIGKNHSLKTMQILKNESGMSYTEIFKRVIFKPKEW, from the coding sequence ATGAGTACAAATGATAAACCATTGGTCAGCGTATTAATGACCACTTATAACCGGGAAAAATATCTGGCAATTGCTGTTGAAAGCGTTTTAGCTTCTACTTACGAAAATTTTGAACTCATCATAGTTGACGACCAGTCAAAAGACAAGAGTTATGAAATTGCGTTAAGTTATGCTCAGAAAGACAAAAGGGTCAAAGTATTCAAAAACGAAAAGAACCTTGGCGACTACCCCAACAGAAATAAAGCAGCCAGCCTGGCCAGTGGAAAATACCTGAAGTATGTTGATGCCGATGATATGATTTACCCGACCGGCCTGGAAGTTATGGTTTCGGGAATGGAAAAATTTCCGGAAGCTGGCTATGGGTTATCTACTATGCCAGCTGATAAAATGCGGCCTTATCCATTTATGTTGAAATGTGAGGAAGCATATAAGTATCATTACTTTGAGTCTTTGCTATTTCACAGAGCCCCGTTATCTGCAATAATCAAAAAGGATGTATTTGAAAGTGTGGGTGGGTTCACAGGGAAAAGATACCTGGGCGATTTTGAAATGTGGCATGTGTTGAGTGCCAGATATCCTGTTGTTCTTATGGCTCAGGGCGTTATTTGGTACCGCGAACACGAAGAGCAGGAAATGCAGAATAACCGCACTGATTTTACAATACCATTCAAATATGTAAAGTGTGCTGAAGAAATGCTCCTGAAGCCTGAATGTCCGCTTAATGCAAATGATAAAGAAAGAGCTCTGCGAAAGGTAAGATGGAACCAGGCAAGATACATTTTAGGAATTGGTAAAAACCACTCCCTGAAAACAATGCAAATACTTAAAAATGAATCAGGGATGAGCTACACTGAGATATTCAAACGGGTCATATTTAAACCAAAGGAATGGTAA
- a CDS encoding glycosyltransferase family 4 protein has product MKIILSFIDWYLPGYRAGGTLKAFANQVAHLEGIYHFKIVTRDTDYCETVPYDSVESNKWNKIAPNADVYYLSSDKISYANLKEIVFSTHFDAVYIHGIYSFNFSILPVILAKRKGTKRIVITSHGMLGRHSLSVKGFKKNLFIQMARLTGFYKGVVFHAANEAEANDIRITIGKTSNVIVAEELPMKVILKEWYPRVKHEHELKLVSIARISPEKNTRFALEILQECHQGKIIYDIYGPVYNDAYWKECQEIIAKLPDNVTVKYHGSLPGEKVLDTLSNYHFMFMPTTGENFGHIILESFLAATPVLISDKTPWLNLENKQVGWDLPLDNKHLFVSKINAMAALSQQNFNVLSQKALEIADEFLKNKDILNQNIRLFEDEQN; this is encoded by the coding sequence ATGAAAATAATCCTATCATTTATTGACTGGTATCTTCCTGGTTACAGAGCAGGTGGAACTCTTAAGGCATTTGCCAACCAGGTTGCACATCTTGAAGGAATTTACCATTTCAAAATAGTTACAAGAGATACTGACTACTGCGAAACAGTTCCTTATGATTCGGTAGAAAGCAACAAATGGAATAAAATAGCACCCAATGCTGATGTATATTATCTTTCATCAGATAAAATATCATACGCAAACCTGAAAGAAATTGTCTTTTCAACTCATTTTGATGCGGTATATATCCATGGAATCTATTCCTTTAACTTTTCAATTCTGCCTGTTATACTGGCTAAAAGGAAAGGAACTAAAAGAATTGTAATAACGTCGCACGGGATGCTGGGCAGGCATTCATTATCAGTAAAAGGGTTTAAGAAAAATCTTTTTATTCAAATGGCCAGGTTAACAGGGTTTTATAAAGGTGTTGTTTTTCACGCTGCAAATGAAGCTGAGGCCAATGATATCAGAATAACAATTGGCAAAACATCCAACGTTATTGTTGCAGAAGAACTGCCCATGAAGGTGATTCTGAAAGAGTGGTATCCAAGAGTTAAACATGAGCATGAACTTAAGCTCGTTTCAATCGCCAGAATTTCACCAGAAAAAAACACCCGGTTTGCACTGGAGATTCTGCAGGAATGCCATCAGGGAAAAATAATCTATGATATTTATGGCCCTGTTTACAACGATGCCTATTGGAAAGAATGCCAGGAAATTATTGCCAAACTACCTGATAACGTTACTGTTAAGTACCATGGAAGCCTGCCAGGCGAAAAAGTGCTTGACACATTAAGTAATTATCATTTTATGTTTATGCCTACAACAGGTGAAAACTTTGGCCATATAATTCTGGAAAGTTTCCTGGCTGCAACCCCCGTATTAATCAGCGATAAAACCCCTTGGCTGAATCTGGAAAACAAACAGGTTGGCTGGGACTTGCCGCTTGACAATAAGCACCTTTTTGTGAGTAAAATAAATGCAATGGCAGCCCTTTCTCAGCAAAATTTTAATGTTCTGTCTCAAAAAGCGCTTGAAATTGCTGATGAATTTCTGAAAAACAAAGACATTCTTAATCAAAACATCAGACTGTTTGAAGATGAACAAAACTGA